The following coding sequences are from one Nilaparvata lugens isolate BPH chromosome 4, ASM1435652v1, whole genome shotgun sequence window:
- the LOC111045327 gene encoding uncharacterized protein LOC111045327 has translation MEKLNKDLDFSLYSSILRPLVILMKFTGGISLRNVFCHHAYDLKPSRGIPTGTVLLLLLNVLIYYHFGDDIPIPSYVFNIVCSILGCVHLLTCNLTDNTLLKALVAIEDFDIQLKLNSNYSKTSWKKYRIYCWILVLMSLNFLRMAKATYHRYRANDLDFVALYLLNFLLEILWNFDVNALYLIICHEISLRFADMKNVTMKFKYGIKARGNCQLMARNLEELRILHGQLCLATKHFYDAFLQRIMLFILIRILIILYYSNILLFTSYVGKYKVIFFNVFLMLLNVYVLTSSTDYIFNRNRDVVFLVKSMDEEYRCPEFRNQIFFYEAEANYLKKRIFERKMFKLDRDTFSSIVTLLVTLMIVSIQLPSVVENWASFFIIKFKISRDNLNSTFLNTTII, from the exons ATGGAAAAGCTGAATAAAGACCTGGACTTCTCCCTCTATTCCTCAATTCTTCGTCCACTGGTTATCCTGATGAAATTCACTGGTGGCATATCTCTGAGAAATGTCTTTTGCCACCATGCCTACGATCTGAAGCCTTCCAGAGGAATACCAACAGGCACTGTTCTACTCTTACTACTAAATGTTCTAATTTACTATCATTTTGGAGATGATATCCCAATACCTTCTTATGTCTTCAATATTGTCTGCTCTATACTGGGTTGTGTTCATCTTCTCACCTGCAACCTGACAGATAATACATTGCTTAAAGCATTGGTAGCCATAGAAGATTTCGATATACAATTGAAACTGAACTCAAACTACAGCAAAACATCATGGAAGAAATACAGAATCTATTGCTGGATATTGGTTCTGATGTCATTAAATTTTCTTAGAATGGCAAAAGCAACTTATCACAGATACCGTGCTAACGATTTAGATTTTGTTGCTTTATATTTACTCAATTTTCTATTGGAAATTCTATGGAACTTTGATGTGAATGCtctttatttgataatttgccACGAAATATCATTAAGATTTGCGGACATGAAGAATGTtacaatgaaatttaaatatggCATAAAAGCCAGAGGAAATTGTCAACTAATGGCAAGGAACTTGGAGGAGCTGAGAATCCTACATGGTCAATTATGCTTGGCCACCAAACATTTCTATGATGCTTTTTTGCAAAGAATTATGCTTTTCATACTGATAAGAATTCTTATCATCCTGTATTATTCCAACATTCTTTTGTTTACATCCTATGTAG GTAAATACAAAGTGATATTCTTTAATGTTTTCCTGATGCTGCTGAATGTTTATGTATTGACGTCTTCAACAGACTATATTTTTAATCGG AATAGAGACGTGGTGTTCCTTGTTAAAAGTATGGATGAAGAATACCGCTGTCCTGAATTTAGAAATCAG ATATTTTTCTATGAAGCAGAGGCTAACTACTTGAAAAAGCGAatctttgaaagaaaaatgttcaaacttgATAGGGATACATTCTCTAGC ATTGTTACTTTGCTTGTAACATTGATGATTGTATCCATCCAACTGCCTTCAGTGGTGGAGAATTGGGCTTCATTcttcattataaaatttaaaatttctagagACAATTTGAACTCAACATTTTTGAACACAACTATAATTTGA
- the LOC111045326 gene encoding uncharacterized protein LOC111045326 — protein MEKLNKDLDFSLYSSTLRPLVILMKFTGGISLRNVFCHHAYDLKPSRGISIGTVLLLLLNVFVYYHFGDDIPMPAIVFNLVCSILGCAHFFNCNLTDNTLLKALVAIEDFDIQLKLNSYYTKTPWKKYKIYCWILILMSLGILRMAKTAYHRYRANDIDFLAQYLLNILMEILWNIDVNTLYLLICYEISLRFADMKNVTMKFKYGMKARGNCQLMARNLEELRILHGQLCLATKHFYDAFLQRIMLFILLRTFIILHHCNVLLFTSNPAKHKKMFLDVSLMLINIYVLTSSTGYFLNENRAVMFLVRNMDAEDHCPELRNQIFFYEAEANYLKKRIFERKTFKLDRDTFSGIVSLLVTLLIVSIQLPSVVENWASFFDMRFRISGDNYLNSTFSNTTAI, from the exons ATGGAGAAGCTAAACAAAGACCTGGACTTCTCCCTCTACTCCTCAACTCTCCGTCCACTGGTTATCCTGATGAAATTCACTGGTGGCATATCTCTGAGAAATGTCTTTTGCCACCATGCCTACGATCTGAAGCCTTCCAGAGGGATATCAATAGGCACTGTTCTACTCTTGCTACTGAATGTTTttgtttattatcattttgGAGATGATATCCCAATGCCTGCCATTGTCTTCAATCTTGTCTGTTCTATATTGGGTTGTGCTCATTTTTTTAACTGCAATCTGACGGATAATACATTGCTTAAAGCATTGGTAGCCATAGAAGATTTTGATATACAATTAAAACTGAACTCATACTACACCAAAACTCCATGGAAGAAATATAAAATCTACTGCTGGATATTGATTTTGATGTCATTAGGTATTCTTAGAATGGCAAAAACAGCTTATCATAGATACCGTGCTAACGATATCGATTTCCTAGCTCAATATTTACTCAATATTCTGATGGAAATTCTATGGAACATTGACGTGAATACTCTCTACTTGCTTATCTGTTACGAAATATCATTAAGATTTGCGGACATGAAGAATGTtacaatgaaatttaaatatggAATGAAAGCCAGAGGAAATTGTCAACTAATGGCAAGGAACTTGGAGGAGCTGAGAATCCTACATGGTCAATTATGCTTGGCCACCAAACATTTCTATGATGCTTTTCTGCAAAGAATTATGCTTTTCATACTGTTGAGAACTTTCATCATCCTGCATCATTGCAACGTTCTGTTGTTCACTTCCAATCCGGCTAAacacaaaaaaatgtttctggATGTGTCTTTGATGTTAATCAATATTTATGTATTGACGTCTTCAACTGGCTACTTTCTCAATGAG AATAGAGCAGTGATGTTTCTTGTTAGAAATATGGATGCGGAAGACCACTGTCCTGAACTCAGGAATCAG ATATTTTTCTATGAAGCTGAGGCTAACTACTTGAAAAAGCGGATCTTTGAAAGAAAAACGTTCAAACTTGATAGGGATACATTCTCGGGC ATTGTGTCTTTGCTTGTAACATTGCTGATTGTATCCATCCAACTGCCTTCAGTTGTAGAAAATTGGGCATCGTTCTTCGATATGAGATTTAGAATTTCTGGAGACAATTATTTGAACTCAACATTTTCAAACACAACTGCAATTTAA